In the genome of Populus alba chromosome 11, ASM523922v2, whole genome shotgun sequence, one region contains:
- the LOC118031370 gene encoding putative E3 ubiquitin-protein ligase RING1a isoform X2, translated as MPAQKRSYETLQKEDDTLLRQQQDHTNNNHEQKQEPRSDIDDDGGVESDRSQPSSSINEDVKEEYVVVKLSEIRKEVQCPICLGIIRKTRTVMECLHRFCRECIDKSMRLGNNECPACRTHCASRRSLRDDPNYDALIAALYPDIDKYEEEELAFQEDEKARNKEIQATIAQTFDRQAEALSRKRSTAKATAAVFARRTPSRFRHAHSRGRRNYQIAELQGSDDNEDANGGGGKDSSSTDEHSAEVKPKRYRRCSAAFNADGSGGENDSEVNKESVGASAGLISSSERLAWGKNGMRSHTRYGSANGSNVKNARNSRISKLADYLRNLDENDNELDINLMLVSFDEQRVPSLQRPYLCCRPTLSIKSLCQYVAFQTSLQANEVEIYLVQDMNSKRDFSVSMSSPVSRHGIIDPCKDKLQVLEEHETLGGLKTNNCIHGHLLLAYQKKL; from the exons atgccagCCCAGAAACGTTCCTACGAGACCCTCCAGAAGGAAGATGATACTCTTCTTCGGCAGCAGCAAGACCACACTAACAACAACCATGAACAAAAGCAAGAGCCTCGAAGCGATATTGATGATGACGGTGGTGTTG AATCCGATCGAAGCCAGCCTTCTTCAAGTATTAACGAAGACGTGAAAGAAGA ATATGTTGTAGTGAAGTTGTCGGAGATACGGAAGGAAGTGCAATGCCCAATCTGTCTAG GGATTATTCGTAAAACAAGAACAGTGATGGAATGTCTGCATCGTTTTTGCAGGGAATGCATTGACAAATCTATGCGGCTCGG AAACAACGAGTGCCCAGCTTGCCGCACGCATTGTGCCAGTCGTAGGTCTTTGAGAGATGACCCAAATTATGATGCACTAATAGCAGCTTTGTATCCAGATATTGACAAATATGAAGAAGAG GAATTGGCTTTCCAAGAAGATGAGAAGGCACGTAATAAGGAG ATCCAGGCTACCATTGCCCAGACTTTTGATCGACAGGCTGAAGCTCTGAGTAGAAAACGGTCAACAGCTAAAGCGACGGCAGCAGTATTTGCAAGGAGAACACCAAGTCGATTTCGACATGCCCACtcaaggggaagaagaaattaTCAAATAGCTGAACTTCAAGGATCTGATGACAATGAAGATGCAAATGGTGGTGGAGGCAAAGATTCATCATCTACTGATGAGCACAGTGCAGAAGTCAAACCAAAAAGATACCGGAGGTGTTCAGCTGCTTTTAATGCAGATGGAAGTGGTGGTGAAAATGATTCAGAAGTGAATAAAGAATCTGTGGGGGCATCTGCTGGGCTCATTAGCTCCTCAGAAAGGCTTGCCTGGGGCAAAAATGGCATGCGGAGTCACACCCGGTATGGCAGTGCAAATGGCAGCAATGTAAAAAATGCTCGAAACAGTCGCATCTCTAAGTTAGCTGATTATCTACGTAACTTGGATGAAAATGATAATGAG ttGGATATCAACCTCATGCTTGTTTCTTTTGATGAACAAAGAGTACCCAGTTTGCAGCGCCCATACCTTTGCTGCAGGCCAACTTTGTCGATTAAGAGCTTGTGCCAA TATGTTGCTTTCCAAACCTCTTTGCAAGCCAATGAAGTGGAAATATATTTGGTCCAAGATATGAATTCCAAGCGCGACTTTTCTGTCTCCATGAGCTCTCCAGTTTCCAGGCACGGTATAATCGATCCATGCAAAGATAAATTGCAAGTTTTAGAAGAACACGAAACTTTGGGAGGACTCAAAACAAACAATTGCATTCATGGGCACCTG CTTCTGGCTTATCAGAAAAAGCTGTGA
- the LOC118031370 gene encoding putative E3 ubiquitin-protein ligase RING1a isoform X1: MPAQKRSYETLQKEDDTLLRQQQDHTNNNHEQKQEPRSDIDDDGGVGEQSDRSQPSSSINEDVKEEYVVVKLSEIRKEVQCPICLGIIRKTRTVMECLHRFCRECIDKSMRLGNNECPACRTHCASRRSLRDDPNYDALIAALYPDIDKYEEEELAFQEDEKARNKEIQATIAQTFDRQAEALSRKRSTAKATAAVFARRTPSRFRHAHSRGRRNYQIAELQGSDDNEDANGGGGKDSSSTDEHSAEVKPKRYRRCSAAFNADGSGGENDSEVNKESVGASAGLISSSERLAWGKNGMRSHTRYGSANGSNVKNARNSRISKLADYLRNLDENDNELDINLMLVSFDEQRVPSLQRPYLCCRPTLSIKSLCQYVAFQTSLQANEVEIYLVQDMNSKRDFSVSMSSPVSRHGIIDPCKDKLQVLEEHETLGGLKTNNCIHGHLLLAYQKKL; this comes from the exons atgccagCCCAGAAACGTTCCTACGAGACCCTCCAGAAGGAAGATGATACTCTTCTTCGGCAGCAGCAAGACCACACTAACAACAACCATGAACAAAAGCAAGAGCCTCGAAGCGATATTGATGATGACGGTGGTGTTGGTGAGC AATCCGATCGAAGCCAGCCTTCTTCAAGTATTAACGAAGACGTGAAAGAAGA ATATGTTGTAGTGAAGTTGTCGGAGATACGGAAGGAAGTGCAATGCCCAATCTGTCTAG GGATTATTCGTAAAACAAGAACAGTGATGGAATGTCTGCATCGTTTTTGCAGGGAATGCATTGACAAATCTATGCGGCTCGG AAACAACGAGTGCCCAGCTTGCCGCACGCATTGTGCCAGTCGTAGGTCTTTGAGAGATGACCCAAATTATGATGCACTAATAGCAGCTTTGTATCCAGATATTGACAAATATGAAGAAGAG GAATTGGCTTTCCAAGAAGATGAGAAGGCACGTAATAAGGAG ATCCAGGCTACCATTGCCCAGACTTTTGATCGACAGGCTGAAGCTCTGAGTAGAAAACGGTCAACAGCTAAAGCGACGGCAGCAGTATTTGCAAGGAGAACACCAAGTCGATTTCGACATGCCCACtcaaggggaagaagaaattaTCAAATAGCTGAACTTCAAGGATCTGATGACAATGAAGATGCAAATGGTGGTGGAGGCAAAGATTCATCATCTACTGATGAGCACAGTGCAGAAGTCAAACCAAAAAGATACCGGAGGTGTTCAGCTGCTTTTAATGCAGATGGAAGTGGTGGTGAAAATGATTCAGAAGTGAATAAAGAATCTGTGGGGGCATCTGCTGGGCTCATTAGCTCCTCAGAAAGGCTTGCCTGGGGCAAAAATGGCATGCGGAGTCACACCCGGTATGGCAGTGCAAATGGCAGCAATGTAAAAAATGCTCGAAACAGTCGCATCTCTAAGTTAGCTGATTATCTACGTAACTTGGATGAAAATGATAATGAG ttGGATATCAACCTCATGCTTGTTTCTTTTGATGAACAAAGAGTACCCAGTTTGCAGCGCCCATACCTTTGCTGCAGGCCAACTTTGTCGATTAAGAGCTTGTGCCAA TATGTTGCTTTCCAAACCTCTTTGCAAGCCAATGAAGTGGAAATATATTTGGTCCAAGATATGAATTCCAAGCGCGACTTTTCTGTCTCCATGAGCTCTCCAGTTTCCAGGCACGGTATAATCGATCCATGCAAAGATAAATTGCAAGTTTTAGAAGAACACGAAACTTTGGGAGGACTCAAAACAAACAATTGCATTCATGGGCACCTG CTTCTGGCTTATCAGAAAAAGCTGTGA